In a genomic window of Nostoc sp. UHCC 0870:
- a CDS encoding KGG domain-containing protein, translating into MSDTSKRGFASMDEDKQREIASKGGHAAHEKGTAHEFTPEEAREAGRKGGETVSQDREHMAEIGREGGKHSHGGGRKKEGSEETEETEEIQDSGEEKKTRGGTSEQHAEAGRQSHKNKNKKQ; encoded by the coding sequence ATGTCAGATACAAGCAAGCGCGGTTTTGCTTCGATGGATGAAGACAAACAGCGCGAAATTGCTAGCAAGGGTGGACACGCTGCTCACGAGAAGGGAACTGCTCACGAATTTACTCCTGAAGAAGCGCGTGAAGCCGGACGCAAAGGCGGCGAAACTGTTAGCCAAGACAGGGAACATATGGCCGAAATCGGTCGTGAGGGTGGTAAACATTCTCATGGCGGTGGACGCAAGAAAGAAGGTAGCGAAGAAACTGAAGAGACTGAAGAAATTCAGGATAGTGGTGAAGAGAAGAAAACTCGTGGTGGTACAAGCGAGCAACACGCTGAAGCCGGACGACAAAGCCACAAGAATAAAAACAAGAAACAATAG